From one [Ruminococcus] lactaris ATCC 29176 genomic stretch:
- the hisS gene encoding histidine--tRNA ligase, with protein sequence MALKRKPVTGMKDILPGEMEIRDYVISLIKETYRTFGFSSIETPCVEHIENLCSKQGGDNEKLIFKILKRGEKLKLAEAKEEADLVDGGLRYDLTVPLSRYYANHSNELPAPFKALQMGNVWRADRPQRGRFRQFMQCDIDILGEPSNLAEIELILATTALLGKLDFKNFTIRINDRRFLKAMAAYSGFAEEDYDNVFITLDKMDKIGLEGVAAELKENGYAEESVEKYLQLFKEITNDVAGVRSCKERLKGFLPAEAADSLERIITSVESAKEAEFRMFFDPTLVRGMSYYTGTIFEISMDEFGGSVGGGGRYDKMIGKFTGQDTPAVGFSIGFERIVMLLMERGYKVPTSKEKKAFLIEKNMPQEGMLKVLALAKKERENGRQVMIVNMKKNKKFQKEQLAEQGYTEITECYRDSVDSL encoded by the coding sequence ATGGCATTAAAGAGAAAACCGGTTACCGGAATGAAAGATATTCTTCCGGGCGAAATGGAGATCCGGGATTATGTGATCAGTCTGATCAAAGAGACATACAGGACATTTGGATTTTCATCCATTGAGACACCGTGCGTAGAACATATCGAGAATCTTTGCAGTAAGCAGGGCGGAGATAATGAAAAGCTGATCTTTAAGATCTTAAAGCGTGGTGAGAAACTGAAGCTGGCAGAGGCAAAAGAAGAGGCGGATCTGGTAGACGGAGGACTCAGGTATGACCTGACTGTGCCGCTTTCCCGTTATTATGCGAACCACTCCAATGAGCTTCCGGCACCTTTTAAGGCACTTCAGATGGGAAATGTATGGCGTGCTGACCGTCCGCAGAGAGGCCGGTTTCGTCAGTTTATGCAGTGCGATATTGATATCCTTGGCGAGCCATCCAATCTGGCAGAGATCGAGCTGATCCTTGCGACAACAGCACTTCTCGGAAAGCTGGATTTCAAGAATTTTACAATCCGTATCAATGATCGCCGTTTCCTTAAGGCGATGGCAGCTTACAGCGGATTTGCAGAGGAAGATTATGATAATGTTTTTATTACACTGGACAAGATGGATAAGATTGGTCTGGAAGGTGTTGCCGCAGAGCTGAAAGAAAATGGTTATGCGGAAGAGTCAGTTGAGAAATATCTGCAGTTATTCAAGGAGATTACGAATGATGTTGCAGGAGTGCGTTCCTGTAAGGAGAGGCTGAAGGGATTTCTTCCGGCAGAAGCAGCAGATTCACTTGAGAGGATCATTACAAGTGTAGAGAGTGCAAAAGAGGCAGAGTTCCGTATGTTCTTTGATCCGACACTGGTACGTGGAATGTCCTACTATACAGGAACAATCTTTGAGATTTCCATGGATGAGTTTGGAGGTTCCGTCGGCGGAGGCGGTCGTTATGATAAGATGATCGGAAAGTTTACGGGTCAGGATACACCGGCAGTAGGATTTTCCATCGGATTTGAGCGGATTGTCATGCTGCTGATGGAACGTGGATACAAAGTGCCTACAAGTAAGGAAAAGAAAGCATTCCTGATCGAGAAAAATATGCCGCAGGAAGGCATGCTGAAAGTGCTGGCACTTGCAAAGAAAGAGCGTGAAAATGGCCGTCAGGTGATGATCGTGAATATGAAGAAAAATAAAAAGTTCCAGAAAGAGCAGCTTGCAGAGCAGGGATATACAGAGATCACAGAGTGCTACCGTGATTCTGTGGACAGCCTGTAA
- the hemZ gene encoding coproporphyrinogen dehydrogenase HemZ, whose translation MIEIKSKKNKFTYNVYHVTKAFFPEEEIVQTVDEEQEPLVWMQLPGGACFSLAERSLTMADRKMTPEEEQTEKREVTRQVYRFLSEECDRELAWGMLTGVRPTKLVMQKLEDGMDQAQIKRFLEEEYCVTKEKAELAYEIACREKEQLGKLDVSEGFSLYVGIPFCPSICSYCSFSSSPVGEWKDKIDAYLDALIKELKALGRMAGERKPDTVYVGGGTPTTLEAGQLDRLLGTIRNCFDLSELKEFTVEAGRPDSITREKLEVIRRYPVTRISVNPQTMQQKTLDLVGRKHTVEEVERIFCMARKLGFDNINMDLIAGLPGETRVDMQDTLRRIKALAPDSLTVHALAIKRAAKFGQEGRTMDLHSEISGMVEDAAECAEEMGLKPYYLYRQKNIAGNFENVGYAEVDKAGIYNILIMEEKQTILAAGAGASTKLVLPEKIQTAGGKKTNLIRIENVKNIMEYIHRIDEMIERKGEWLWH comes from the coding sequence ATGATAGAGATAAAAAGTAAGAAAAATAAATTTACCTATAATGTATATCATGTCACAAAAGCTTTTTTCCCTGAGGAGGAGATCGTGCAGACTGTTGATGAAGAGCAAGAGCCGCTGGTATGGATGCAGTTACCGGGAGGAGCTTGCTTTTCCCTTGCAGAGAGAAGTCTGACGATGGCAGACAGAAAAATGACTCCGGAGGAGGAACAGACAGAAAAGCGGGAAGTGACCCGGCAGGTCTATCGGTTTCTTTCCGAAGAATGCGACAGAGAACTGGCATGGGGAATGCTCACGGGAGTCAGACCTACGAAGCTTGTGATGCAGAAGCTGGAAGACGGAATGGATCAGGCACAGATCAAGAGGTTCCTTGAGGAAGAATACTGTGTTACGAAAGAAAAGGCAGAGCTTGCTTATGAGATTGCGTGCAGGGAAAAGGAGCAGCTTGGAAAGCTGGATGTCAGCGAAGGATTCAGCCTTTATGTCGGGATTCCGTTCTGTCCGAGTATCTGTTCCTACTGTTCTTTCAGTTCTTCTCCGGTCGGCGAGTGGAAAGATAAGATTGATGCCTATCTGGATGCACTGATCAAGGAACTGAAAGCACTTGGCAGGATGGCAGGAGAACGGAAACCGGATACGGTGTATGTCGGTGGAGGAACTCCGACGACACTGGAGGCGGGACAGTTAGATCGTCTTCTCGGAACAATCCGAAACTGTTTTGATCTGTCTGAACTGAAAGAGTTTACAGTGGAGGCAGGCAGACCAGACAGCATTACGAGAGAAAAGCTGGAAGTGATCCGCAGATATCCGGTGACGAGAATTTCTGTCAATCCACAGACGATGCAGCAAAAGACGCTAGATCTGGTCGGAAGAAAGCATACCGTTGAAGAGGTAGAACGCATTTTTTGTATGGCACGAAAGCTTGGATTTGATAATATCAATATGGATCTGATCGCAGGACTTCCGGGCGAGACAAGGGTAGATATGCAGGATACATTGAGAAGAATCAAAGCACTTGCTCCTGACAGTCTGACGGTGCATGCACTGGCAATCAAACGGGCGGCAAAATTCGGGCAGGAGGGCAGAACGATGGATCTGCATTCTGAGATTTCCGGGATGGTAGAGGATGCGGCTGAATGTGCAGAAGAGATGGGGTTAAAGCCGTATTATCTGTACCGTCAGAAAAATATTGCGGGAAATTTTGAGAATGTTGGTTATGCAGAGGTTGACAAAGCCGGAATTTACAATATACTTATTATGGAAGAAAAGCAGACCATCCTGGCAGCAGGAGCAGGAGCTTCGACCAAGCTCGTATTGCCGGAGAAGATTCAGACGGCAGGTGGAAAAAAGACGAATCTGATCCGCATCGAGAATGTGAAAAATATTATGGAGTATATCCATCGTATTGATGAGATGATAGAGCGAAAAGGAGAATGGTTATGGCATTAA
- a CDS encoding MBL fold metallo-hydrolase, with the protein MKIERFVLGPIETNCYVVVNEDTKECFAVDMAYCPKAYVDHIREQGYQMKALFLTHGHFDHIMGIEDFLKAFDVPVYVGREEQPLLADDRLNASSMYGYHCAYTGAKALEDGQTVECAGTEIHVIHTPGHTVGGCCYYLPEDEALFCGDTLFCGSIGRTDLPTGSSRDLAHSIREKLMILPDETKLYPGHMDESTIGYEKEINPFI; encoded by the coding sequence ATGAAAATTGAGAGATTTGTACTTGGACCGATTGAAACGAACTGTTATGTGGTAGTAAATGAGGATACAAAGGAGTGCTTTGCAGTTGATATGGCATATTGTCCTAAGGCGTATGTGGATCATATCAGGGAGCAGGGATATCAGATGAAGGCACTGTTCCTGACACATGGACATTTTGACCATATTATGGGAATAGAAGATTTTCTGAAAGCATTTGATGTTCCGGTTTATGTCGGCAGAGAGGAACAGCCGTTACTGGCAGATGACAGACTGAATGCTTCATCTATGTACGGATATCATTGTGCATATACAGGAGCAAAAGCTTTGGAAGACGGACAGACAGTTGAATGTGCAGGAACAGAAATTCACGTGATCCATACACCGGGACATACAGTAGGCGGATGCTGCTATTATCTTCCGGAGGATGAAGCACTGTTTTGCGGAGACACTTTGTTTTGTGGTTCGATCGGAAGGACAGATCTTCCTACAGGAAGCAGCCGGGATCTGGCACATTCTATCAGAGAAAAGCTGATGATTCTGCCGGATGAGACAAAGCTGTATCCGGGGCATATGGATGAGTCTACGATTGGCTATGAAAAAGAGATTAATCCTTTTATCTAA